The sequence below is a genomic window from Betaproteobacteria bacterium.
TTGCCGGCGTAGTACGCGGTGACGGCGATGCGCTCGTCTTCCTTGAGCACCTTGATGAGGCCCTGCATGAAGGCGTCCTTGCGTTCGCCGGAGCCGAACTTGCGGATCTGCTCGAAGAGGTAGGCGGGATTCTGGCCGGCGAGGTTGGGAACCTCGCCCTGCTTGCTCACGCCGCTGTCACCATGGCAGTTGGCGCAGAAGGCGGCGATCTTGCGCCCGGCTTCCGCTGCAGCGGCCCGTTTGGCCGGGTCGGCCAGCACGGCCTTGAGGGCATCCGCCCCTTGAGCCTGGGCCAGCCCAGGCAGCGCCGCCACGACGGCAATGGAAAACGCGGCGCACGCGCGCCGCAAGCCTGCGAAACCCCCCATATCCCCTCCTCCCCACGCCGCCCCGAGGGCGGCTAGTACGAAGGGCTTAGTCTACTTGGCGGATACCTTTTCGTACAGGCCGACGACGCCCTCCATTTCTTCCAGGATACGTTCGCTGGTGGTGGCCACGTTGGTGACCTGGGATTTGTCCTTGTCCGGCTTTTGTCCCAGGGCGGTGTCGAAGAAGATCCACTGCTGATTGACCAGGGCCAGGCCGTCCTTGATGGGGGACGTATTGGCGGGCGCGGCGGAGAGTTCCTGGTGGGCGGCGAGGAATTCCTTGCGCGCCTTGTCGATTTCCGCCGCAGCCGTGGTGCCACCGACACCCCAGGCCGCAGCCTGATAGAACTTGGCCAGACGTTGGGACAGCATGCGCTGGCGACCGGCGATATTGACCAGGCGGCCCGCGGTAGTGCCCGAGTGCTTCTCCAGTTGGACCGTTCCCTGATGGGCCAGGGCCAGCACCTCCTCGGAGAGTTGCAGCACTTTCGCGCCATTGGCCTGGCTGGGCACGGCGCCCAGGAGGACGTCCTTGTAGGCCAGCCAGGACTTTTCCAGCTTGAGGTAGGTGTCCTTGATTTCCGGCGCGGGGGCAAAATTCTTGAGTTCCACCAGTTGGCGGTCGAAAAGGGCCACCGAGGCATCGAGAACCTTGCGCGAGCGGTCCACGTCGACCTGCATGCCCAACTGGAAATAGGCCTTGGCCATGCGCTGGGAAAGCATGCGCTCACGGCCGGCCTTGTTGATGGCTGCATTGACGTCGGTGATCTGGGCGAGGGCCGGAGGAGCCGCCAGGAGGAAAGCCAGAAGCAGAAGGACAGGGCGAAAAATGGAAGTCATGGGGGTCTCTCCTCTATCCCTTCCGGGCGCACTAACAGGCGAAAATACGCGGGATCCGCCGCAAAGAAATTGACGGGGGTTAACCGTCGAATGGCGCCCCCCGACCTTCGCCAAGATTAATGCACGACCATTGGGTTCCGACCGACGACCGACCGGCGGCTCCCCTCGTCCCGCCAACGGTCAGCCCGTACCGCCCACCGTGAGCCCATCGATGCGCAGGGTGGGCTGGCCGACCCCCACAGGAACGCTCTGGCCGTCCTTGCCGCAGGTCCCGACGCCGGAATCGAGCTTCATGTCCTTGCCGATCATGGACACCCGGGTGAGGGCGTCGGGGCCGTTGCCGATGAGGGTGGCGCCCTTGATCGGGCGGGTGACCCGGCCATCCTCGATCAGGTAGGCCTCGGCCATGGAAAAGACGAATTTGCCATTGGTGATATCCACCTGGCCGCCGCCGAAGTTGGCCGCGTAGATGCCCTTCTTGACCGAACGCAGGATTTCCTCCGGCTCCTTGTCTCCGGCCAGCATGAGGGTATTGGTCATGCGCGGCAGAGGAAGATGGGCGAAGGATTCCCGCCGGCCGTTGCCGGTGGGGGCCACGCCCATGAGGCGGGCATTGAGGCTGTCCTGCATGTAGCCCTTGAGGATGCCGTCCTCGATGAGCACGGTGCGCTGGGTGGGATTGCCTTCGTCGTCGATGTTGAGGGAGCCGCGACGGTCGGGCAGAGTGCCGTCGTCCACCACCGTCACGCCGGGGGCGGCGACGCGCTGGCCGATGCGGCCGGTGAAGGCGGAACTGCCCTTGCGGTTGAAGTCGCCCTCCAGGCCGTGGCCGATGGCTTCGTGGAGCAGGATGCCGGGCCAACCGGAACCGAGGACGACGGTCATGGCGCCCGCCGGGGCGGGAATGGCGTCCAGGTTGGTCACCGCCTGATGCACCGCCTCCTGGGCATAGCGCTCCAGGAGGGCGTCGTCGAAATAGGCATAGCCGAAGCGTCCGCCCCCGCCGGAACTGCCCTGCTCCCGCCGGCCGCCGTCCTCGACGATGACCGAGATCGAACAGCGCACCAGGGGCCGGATGTCGGCCGCCAGACGCCCGTCCGAACCGGCCACCAGGATCACCTCGTACTCGCCGGTGAGGGAGGCCATGACCTGGCAGACCCTGGGGTCGAGCCGCCGCGCTTGGGCCTCCAGCCGCTCCAGGAGGCTCACCTTGTCCTGGGCGGAGAGCGAGGCGATGGGATCCTGCGGCGCGTAGAGCAGCGGCCGCCCGCCGCCGCCGGCCAGGATGGGCAGGCTGCCATCCTGGCCGGCGGCGGCGATGGCGCGCACGGCTCCGGCCGCATGGCCCAGGGCCTTGAGGCTGATTTCGTCGGAATAGGCGAAGGCGGTCTTTTCGCCGGCCACGGCGCGCACGCCGACCCCCTGGTCGATATTGAAGCTGCCCGATTTGACGATGCCCTCGTCCAGACTCCAGGCCTCTGAGCGGCTGTACTGGAAGTAGAGGTCGGCATAATCGACACGGTGGCCGAGGATGTCGCCGAATACCCGCTCGAGGTCGGACTCCCCCAGGTCGAAGGGCGCGAGGAGCAGGGATTTGGCCTCGGTCAGGGCGGCGGTTTGGGTCATGGTCTTTCCGTAAGCAGTTTGCGATGGGCGAGGGCCGGCAGGCTGGCCCGGATTTCGGCGATGCGGGCGTGGTCCAGGTCGGCCATCACGAGGCCCGGCCCCTTGCCCTTCTGGTCGAGGATTTCTCCCCAGGGGTCGACGATCATGCTGTTGCCGTGGGTGAGGCGCCCGCTTTCGTGGCGTCCTCCCTGTCCGACCGCCAGCACGTAGCATTGGTTCTCGATGGCCCGGGCGCGCAGCAGGATTTCCCAGTGGGCCCGGCCGGTGGTTTCGGTGAAGGCCGCCGGCACCAGGATCAGGTCCGCCGGGGCAAGCGCCCGGTAAAGCTCGGGAAAGCGCAGGTCATAGCAGATGGACAGCACGACGCGCCCGAAGGGTGTTTGCAGGGCCACCGGCGCCTCGCCCGCTTCGATGAAGGCCGCTTCGTCGTAGGCTTCTTCGTCCTTCCTGAAGCCGAAGAGATGCATCTTGTCGTAGCGGGCCACGGCGAGGCCGTCCGGGTCATAGACCAGGCAGCTGTTGCGCATCTTGTGCGGCACGCTGGCCGCCAGGGGGATCGAGCCGGCCACCAGCCAGATGCCATGGCGGGCGGCGGTCGCAGCCAGCCAGTCCTGCACCGGGCCGTTGTCAGGAGTTTCCCGGGCCCGCACCCGGTCGGCGTCGGCGGCGCCGATGATGGGGAAGTATTCGGGCAGGACGACCAACTCCGCCCCCAGGTCGGCGGCCTGGGCCACCAGTTCGCCTGCCGTTTCCAGATTGTCGGCCA
It includes:
- a CDS encoding carbon-nitrogen hydrolase family protein produces the protein MTPPRNCRLAGIQMVSGPRVADNLETAGELVAQAADLGAELVVLPEYFPIIGAADADRVRARETPDNGPVQDWLAATAARHGIWLVAGSIPLAASVPHKMRNSCLVYDPDGLAVARYDKMHLFGFRKDEEAYDEAAFIEAGEAPVALQTPFGRVVLSICYDLRFPELYRALAPADLILVPAAFTETTGRAHWEILLRARAIENQCYVLAVGQGGRHESGRLTHGNSMIVDPWGEILDQKGKGPGLVMADLDHARIAEIRASLPALAHRKLLTERP
- the tldD gene encoding metalloprotease TldD: MTQTAALTEAKSLLLAPFDLGESDLERVFGDILGHRVDYADLYFQYSRSEAWSLDEGIVKSGSFNIDQGVGVRAVAGEKTAFAYSDEISLKALGHAAGAVRAIAAAGQDGSLPILAGGGGRPLLYAPQDPIASLSAQDKVSLLERLEAQARRLDPRVCQVMASLTGEYEVILVAGSDGRLAADIRPLVRCSISVIVEDGGRREQGSSGGGGRFGYAYFDDALLERYAQEAVHQAVTNLDAIPAPAGAMTVVLGSGWPGILLHEAIGHGLEGDFNRKGSSAFTGRIGQRVAAPGVTVVDDGTLPDRRGSLNIDDEGNPTQRTVLIEDGILKGYMQDSLNARLMGVAPTGNGRRESFAHLPLPRMTNTLMLAGDKEPEEILRSVKKGIYAANFGGGQVDITNGKFVFSMAEAYLIEDGRVTRPIKGATLIGNGPDALTRVSMIGKDMKLDSGVGTCGKDGQSVPVGVGQPTLRIDGLTVGGTG
- a CDS encoding type IV pili methyl-accepting chemotaxis transducer N-terminal domain-containing protein; amino-acid sequence: MTSIFRPVLLLLAFLLAAPPALAQITDVNAAINKAGRERMLSQRMAKAYFQLGMQVDVDRSRKVLDASVALFDRQLVELKNFAPAPEIKDTYLKLEKSWLAYKDVLLGAVPSQANGAKVLQLSEEVLALAHQGTVQLEKHSGTTAGRLVNIAGRQRMLSQRLAKFYQAAAWGVGGTTAAAEIDKARKEFLAAHQELSAAPANTSPIKDGLALVNQQWIFFDTALGQKPDKDKSQVTNVATTSERILEEMEGVVGLYEKVSAK
- a CDS encoding c-type cytochrome; the encoded protein is MGGFAGLRRACAAFSIAVVAALPGLAQAQGADALKAVLADPAKRAAAAEAGRKIAAFCANCHGDSGVSKQGEVPNLAGQNPAYLFEQIRKFGSGERKDAFMQGLIKVLKEDERIAVTAYYAGNEVPAGKGNAPQVAAGRETFRRLCQRCHGEQGHGADTIPRLAGQQVEYLKRSITRYRDKSGERIFPLMQIATAALKDEDIAALAQYLNALP